Within the Mauremys reevesii isolate NIE-2019 linkage group 2, ASM1616193v1, whole genome shotgun sequence genome, the region acccctccccgcctGCTTGGAGGTAAGGGGCGCTTTTCCTCTCCTCGAGCCTTTATTCGGGCGGCGGGGCACGGAGGGAGAGAGGTGTTGCGGCTCTTTTGCATGGGATTGACCAGGATCGTTTTGCTCCAGCTCAAGTCATACGCCCACCAAGAGGCTCCCATATTCACCTCTTTTCCGGTGGGTAGTACAGGGTGTACATGTCGTCTATCATGGAGGAAGGGTTCGCTATGCCAAGGGGGTCGTTGTCAAAGGCGAAATCCTGCAGCGTGTTTCCATCCTCGTCATACACTTCATCTTCCAGCCTAGCCCGGAAAGCAAAGGGCAAGAATTCAGACGCATGTGGCGGTGCCTCCTGAGAAATCCTACATATAGGAGCATTTGATCAATGTTATTCAGGGCTACTCCTCTGCCTGGGACCTATTGGGTTTTAATATGGGCACTTCCGAGGCTGGACTGAAGGCCCTGCTAGAGGAGCCCACAGACAGGATTACACCTACCCCTctaccccccccccttcatttcaTCCCCACGCCTCCGCATCAGTGTAAGATCAGGCGCGGGAGAAATACACAAGCAAACCAACCTGCTGCTAGGCTGGAGCCAGAAACAGGTCCAGGGGCTGCCAAGGAAGCAGCTGATCACTACCCACCTTTCCCAGCACGAATCCTGATCGCTTTCCAAACTACATACCCAGGCGCGCGCGTGGGGGCTATAAGTTAAGCGAGACAAGAAGAGCAGCGCTTCCCACTGTAGGGCACCCGCTTTCTCTAGTCCCCCCTCTCCCCGGAGAGATCAGAAGCTCTGCCGTTAGCAAATGACTGCTCCGCCTTTCTCACAGCAAGTGGGATCGGGGTGGGgcttgtgtttgtttgtgtttttcgtTGAATGGTGTCTCTGTCCTTGAAGATCGCTTgagttttgtttctctctctctctctctctctctctctctctgtgtgtgtgtctgcggcAAGATGTAGGTCACTGAACGTTTCAGGCAGCTATTTTTGTCTCCGAGCTCTGGCAGGGAGATTAATAATAGATGCGTGTAAAGTGTTTCGCTCCTGTTAATTCAGGCGCTTGAATAAACCGAACCAGGTCCCCTCAAACGAATGGCCCCTCTCACCCCACTTAACGCCCCCTGGAAGGACTGGCCATTTATGCGGGGacggctccccccagctctggcagcCGAGGGCCCTGCGGCGAGGCTGACCTGAATCCCAAAGCCCCGGGTAATGCTTTGGGTCGTTTAAGGCCATTCCGGAGTGTGTGCTGCCCCGCACCCAAGGGCGAGCTCCGACAGTTCACATGCGCTCCAGAGTGAGTTTCGCAGTTCAGATGTTGCATGCACTTTAGTGCTGAACCACGAGAGTATCCCCTGTGGGACTTGGCGGAATAAATAGAGCTGCATAATTTTCCGAGGGAGCTAAGATGGGTGGATCGGAAAAGCTCCCCCGTGCTTCTGTTGTAAGAAACGCTGCTCGTTAAGGTAAGCCAGATCTACAGCAGGCTAGAGCCAGAAGTAGATTGATTGCCACTGTGTAAAGTTTCACTCCCTCCTATTAAGTGGGAAATCGTCCTTTGTTGTATAGGTTTGGACTGGGGGCTGCCCCTACACTCGGCTCAATAGGCGAGGCTAGTTCTGAAATCCTGGCAGCTCTGCTCCAGTGTGTTAACAATCCTGCTCCGAATCAAATGAGCGCAAGACAGTCTTACGGAATCCTGAACCTAAATCTCAGGAAGAGTGAGCCGGATCACGCTCTGTCCAGCCCTGAGTACTACAGTAGCCCCGCTCCGGAAAATAGTACTTAACCTGTGTTAACCAATAACACAGCTTGAGGGCAGATTCTACCCGGCTGTGATACAGGAACTTAATTCTAGAACGTATCTAGATCTGTATTAGAGAGAGAATAGAGAGGGATATTATATGTGTTATAAAACTAAGTTGTATCTATATCTATACATATTCCTTAATACCTGGTAAACGCTTCTGCCAGAAATGTGTCATTACAATCTTTTTAGAACTGTATGCTTCAAAATGCTTTCATCTAGGTACTGTCTATCTGGAAGTACCTGTCAAATCTGTGTTAGCAGGTTATCGCCACTCAAGTTAGGCTCAGAGGTAGccggaaatatatatatatatatatatatataatgtgttgTTGCACTGTAGTGCATATAGAAAAATTGATTCACTAAAAGGCTAATCAGCTTTTTCCTATAAGGCTCACCCTGCCTTCTGAGAACTATGCTTCATTCAGGACCACAGTTAACAGAAATCGAATAGTTTCACCAAGACCCAAAGTCAGATGCTTTCTCTGTTATTTAGGAGAAAAGGGTATAAGAATAAGACAGGCCTGTGTAGGGAATAATACAGCGTAAGATCCTTCAGGCTAACAAGACTTGATGGAAGAAAGGGGCTAGTCCATTAAACTCTCCATCTCCTGGAGAACGTAAGACTCTATTTTAGTTTCCCTGTCACAGGATCTAAACTGGACTTTTAATCAAGCAGCCCCAGTCTCCCTCCCCAAGAAGGTAGATGGAGTCGGTAAATAGGGGCGGTGGGGTTTTGCGCTTTAGTTTTTCTTTCTGGATGCTTTACATTGCTTGGAAGAGCTCTACTCCGTTAGCAAGAGAGGGAGAATAAAAGCTacccgacacacacacagagtccaggAGACAACTACCTGCCAATGCTCTCTGCTAGCTATTACCAAGATGCAGGGGCATAACTGACGGGGACAGCCAGGGATGCGAGTCTTGCAGGgattgggaagagggagggataaaGAAGGTACCTACCTTAGCGCAGGGTATTGAAATCCAGCAGCAGGTGAGCAGTAGACGCTGCAGTGCATTATTATCCCATAGACCAGTAGTGCTAGGATCGCTTTGCTACACATTGCCACTCTGTGTGtaagggaagaaagaaaaaacagtCGTCAAAATGCTCCCCTCACTCTCCCTTTCCCTTCTAGCTTTGCCACTAGCAAAATCTAACCGGTTAGAAATCAAGTCTTAAGTGTGCTCGATTTAACAACAAAACGTGTGCGCGATTTGTGTGGAGCCGTTTGTCTTCAATTACAACCAGACACAACCCCCACTTCCCAGCACAcaggcgcgcgcacacacacacacacacacacacacacacacacacacacacaaaagtgccTGGGCTAACGAAACCCGATCTCTCCGGTTAAAGCTGCTGAGATGCCTGCGATACATTTTCCTTACCATTAAACTCTTAACACCCGGCACTAAGAGAGTTTGGCTGCGCAAATAAAgggttgattaaaaaaaaaactctctccCAAGTTTCAGCCGAAATAGTTAAAACTCTTCTGGCAGCGCCTCTCTGACGATCAAAGGAGCCGAAGGCAGAAGAGCAGCAGTTACTTGTCTTCTGGTTTAAGGGGATCCGCTCAAAAAAGTTTGTAGGTAGCAGGCAGCACAGATCTGGAGTGGAGTCTGCCAGGGAAGGGACAGCAAGAAAGGGGCAGTAAGGGAAGGAGACAGAAGGGAGAAAGAGAGGAAAGAACACAAGAGCGGGGAAGAGAAAgccaaggagggagagagagagagaagacggGAAGCAGAAGCAGGCTGTGCTGGAGCTGCTGTCAGTGAGATGTTCTCTTCCCAAGATCTTTCCCTTCACTGAGATGCTTCTCGCTTCAGCTGCTGCTTTCTCCTTCTTCTTGCTCTGTGACTCCAAAGTTGACCAATCTTCCGCAGCTCGTTTTTTTATGCAATTAGCAACAAAATCTTTGCAAACACCCTGCTTTATCAAGAGCCCTCTTTGTAAACATCGGTCTGCATGTTACCTTTAAGGGCGGCAGTATTGTTTGTTGCACTGTTGTGGCGTTCGGATTTTTATTCATGAATCaaatgaggggtttttttttcagtcacGTAATAATCGGGTATCAGAAAAGACGTCACCACCTCAATTCCTCAAGGAACATAACAATTCTGTGCCGTCCTCGCGGATGATCTGATCGAGAGTCATAAGCTTCTCATAAACACTTTaactcatactttttttttttacacagagCTCTAGAAGATTTAATGCTTGTGGAGTTCTCCCTGATTCAAGTTGTGGGGAGGGATAATAGGCGGCTGAGGAAATTTTAGGCTTTTTACAGACCCCATCCTCAAGGGTAGTCTCAGTAGCCTAACCACAGAGCAGCTCTGTTTGAAAAGATGAGCTCTGATGTGATAACTTCTATATAAATTCGTTTGGCAAAGCCCAGGGTTCTAATGTGGTACATATGTTCCCTTCAACGGGACAATTAAATGAAGAAATACGCTAGCGTTCTtactgttgttgttattgttataAAGGCTGTTTGAAGTCTTGGAGGCTTCTCAGTAATTTTCTAATTAGCGTTTGTAATTGACAATTGCTGGCTGGTGGGTGGATTGATGAGCTGAAGGCTCCCAATGTGGAGCTGTCCAAACTCTGCGGTGCTGAACTGGGGAAATGTGGCGACCAAAAGACTGACTTGGAATAACATTTTCACCATTTGTTTTTTTATGCAGAGCTCCCAGATGGGTAAAGGAAAATTAGCAATGCCATAATTCAGCCTATACAATTATGATGTCTCACAATCACTGTAGCAACAAAATATTTACAGCAAGCTATAGCCCGTTCCCGTTCTGAGCGTGTCGTCACATTTTTCTATACGTGGGATTGGAAAACATCCCTTACTATTTGGGAAAACATGCCACAGGGTCCGATATTGTCCTTTATTGGATGATACTGCATATTAATTTCGGCCAGAAACATCCCCATTAGAGGACTGAAATGATTAGAAATTCGCAAGCCCTGATTCACTTGTCACTGACAAGAACGGAGTGCAGCACATGTTACTTTTCAGGTCTAATTTTCACTGTGTCCCTTTCCCTTCCTGTCTCGTGTCTGCGATTTGAGCTCCTtgcagggcagcagaggcagACTGGAAAAGAGAGAGGATTTCCATTAAAAGTTCATTTGCTGAGGGACTCTTAAGGGAATCCCTCCGTTGGGAGGTCTCAATCCACCAATATTATCTTACTGAAAATGACGTGGAGGCATGAAAGCGCTGTGGGAAGACCACCGTCTGGCTTCCAAACCTCTTGATATTTCGATGATCTTCTTGCTCCCCCTCAACGGTAGAAATTCAGATTCATTTCCGAGAATTACCCAAAGAAATACAGACTGCAGGAGCCATTACAGTGCATTTTAATTATTTGGCTCATCAGCAGAGAATTCAGGAAGCAGCAATAATTTAGTCCTCCTGTTTCCTATTTCAGTGGTTTGGGTGAAACAAGTTTAAATGAGCTATTTGAGCTCAAATCGATTTCTCAAAAACATACAATTACAATCCTATTATGATCATTAAAGATTTTAGTATTTTCCCGGGGGTTCAGGAACTGGAACTTGAATGAAGTATTCCCTTAGCAATGGTAAGCTATGCGATTATGGAAAGGCTCAATATATAATACAGCATTTGTATACACAATTATTTTATAAGCACTATGTTAAATACTGTAATAGTCCTTTGGTATTTGGCAAATAACTAAAAATCTAAAACTTAAAGGATCCAATTATACTATAAGAATCAAtgggtgggtgttttttttttcctgagggaAAAGAATAGCTACTTGTTCTGATGATGAGGGGTTGCCTTGATAATATTGGGGTGAACCTATTAAAACTTCTAATCTTGCTTCTCCAATGCATTCCAAACCGTGTTGGATACAAAGAACTACCGGAATACGTTTAAGACTCTCCGGAAAAGGACACTCAGTGTAAGTAGAGGGTGCCATCGTGTGGGGACTTTGTTGTTTTCATGacctattaaagaaaaaaaatatatttggggCCAAATCCGGAAGCTCTCATTCAGTCTTTGCTTAATAGGTATTCAGGTAAACAAACACAGAGGCCCgaggagttttgcctgaacaGAAGCCGAGTGAAGGCTTCGAGGTTTGATTTACAGCGAATATATTTATGCATAAACTCCCTTTAATTTATTCTTGCCCTCCAGATCCCTCTGCAGCTAGGAACAGATGTCATATTATTAAATCAACCTGCCAGGGAAATGTTTCCTCATTATCCCCTCCCACCTCAAATGTGGAATTTTTCTCCAAAATTACCCTGGCCCCAAGTCGAGGATGGCAAGATCCAGGCTTGGGCTAATAACAGCTTTTCTAGCACAAGAATGTCATGGATTTAAGCCTGGTATCTTTCATTCTTGAGAGAGAGAACGAGCTCTATAGGGTTGGGAAAGGAAGATTTCTCCTGTTCCGAAGTGACAAGAATCCACTATATCAGACGTAAAAAGATATTTTAGGTGATTTTTATTGATATGTATTAAATTGTTTTTCCTCCCTCTGACTCTGCAGTGGTAAGCAGGGTAACTAAAGCATCTACCTATCCAGAGAGAGGGATacaagaaatacaaatgaaaaaaattaaactttcaaacattttattttttccctgtaaTCTATACAGCGTATCCAGAATAAACCTTAGCATGCTGTGGTAAAAAGGTTTATGGATGCTCATTTAAGGTGAGCTGCAAAACTCACAAATGTCTTTGCCACTCCTGAGAAATCCAACGATCCCAAATTCATGCCAATAAAAACCTGTATAGCATACCGCTCCATCATGTATTCCACTCATGTGTATGCACATAATATACACATATTACATTAGCAGTCTAGGTTGAAACAACAAAAGAGGTTTGATTTTGGCCTGCCGAAGAAAGTAGATTCCAAGCTAACTCTGTAATTTGAAAGGGATTTAAGATTCACAATACTTGATCTTAGGTATCACATATAAAGCAACATCTGCACACAAACAGGTGAGCTAAGATTTTGGTGGCAGAATTTTCTTCACCTTCCTCCTATCACCTGAAATTAATCATTTGAATTTACCTGAATGCATCCtttgttttttcaaaatatttcacaaagtatatttttaaatttccatAGATATTTTAGTGGAGTTATAGATCCTCCAAGCCTGACATAATATGAATGTACTAACACCCTGAGGTGGATGGCTCTaaggttgtggtggtggtgtcatAGATTTTCATTCAATCGTGCATATTTCATACTTATCTACATATGGTGGCTGGTGCTTGAAGGGTAAATCTATTCATTTTTTCAAACCCTTTTTTAGATCTAAAGGCACAGGACTTTATGACAACATCAGAAGCAAGCCTTGTTATCAGTCTACAAGCCAGGAAGAAAGCATATACATATATGGAGCCACAGCCATGCCTTCTCAGCAAGCCTACCCTTTGCTATGTTTCCCACAGGAACTTGGACTGCAGTATTTGGAGCCTCTAGTTTCTCCATAAAATTCCACCAGTAAGTTTAAAATACAAAAGAATTAATTCTTTcctcacaaaaaaaaatcacatgtgaCAAAAGCACAAATTCTCCAGGGGGGTTGATCCAATACCATGTCTTTTACTAAACCTAATGCATCACACATTATTGTATCAGTGTCCAAACAAGCAGCTTAAAGCCATTCTGTACCTTCTGAGCAAAGTGCCTGCTTCCAGTTTTGAATCTCATCTGCATAGTGGTAAACCTCAACAATTCCTCTCTCACCCCCAGGACATCAACTCATCATGAACAAACCTTAGTCTTTTAACCACCACTCCATTTCCGTTTGCAGAACTGCATGGGAAATAGATGGAGTACTATTCTAGTTAGCACCCTCTTGCACAGTTTACACTGAAATTCATAACATCTGATCTACTACAAAAGGCTTCATCTCTCCTACCTAACTGTCCTTCGGAGAACCAGGCCAAATGATTCAGACAAGCATACAAAGGACAAACCAAAGAAGAGTTATTCATGGCATAATACTTTATTACTGCTAAAACTCTCAAGTTAATAAAGGATAAAATAGCACCTTCTGGACTAATAAAAATATGTACAGTGGGCCCATTTCTGCTGCTCTTAGTTACTCGGGATTAAACATAGGTGTAAGTGCACTGAAGGGAATGGAACAGATCCTTTCTTCTGACAACCACTCTATGTCTCTCTTTCCTCTTCAGTCTCCTCCTGCCCAGAGGTAGGGTCACATTCCACAAAAGAGAagagtttgtttgtttcttaTCATTTTTCTGATAATTGAACTTTGTCTGATCTGAGGGGAAGAGACTCAGAAAGAAActaaaaaatggaaaattacatTCAGCAGCAACTTAGGCCAATCCAAAGGTGTTTCGTGCATAAAGACTTACAACTATCCTGAGTTGTTTGAGTGCCTTTCTCCTGTGTTACCTCTTTTCTCTGTCTTATCCTAAGTATCTTTAGTAAGATTACTCTCATTTAGGGAGGCTTAGATGTCAATGCAGCCATCTGGGTACCTGatgattttttctctttcttttcctacTGTTCATGTACATAACGTGTAATTTATTACGTTATGTGTATTTGTAAGCCGTTTCAATAGGTTTTGTACAAACAAAAGGCCAGAAACTGAAATTTCCAGCAGTATAAGACATCCAACAATGATGGAGGTCCTGTAGATGAGTGGAACAATGAGGAGTTTAATAATTATCTTTAATGTGCACTAACAGCTAATCATACCTAAAATAGATCCAAAATAATGATCCGTTACCTAGGACCTGATCCTATGGGGAGTTGAGCGCTTCCATTGGGGTGCTGAGTGTCATCAACCATCCCTGCAAGGATACTGAAAGACAAAAGATGGGCAGAGAAAGAAGAGAACTGTTTGAGTTTTTACTGAACAGCATTTTCATTCCAAGAGCTTCAGAACATACATAAGGTAAAAACTAACTGTAATAGGGAAAATCTGCCCATAACAACAAAGTCTGGCAATACTAAATCACGTCACTTCTTTTCAGTGGACTTCCATTTGTCTTATAGAGTGAAATTCagtcctgtgcagagggccagcaaaaGACCTATGCTCTTCTGAAGTCCCATTCAAACACTCAAAATAAGGCTTACGTGGGATTTCAGTGATGTATCACTCTTGTAATGGTTCTCTGAACAGGGTCGATTTCTACTCATACTGAAGAGTCACTCTGCTTATATGGACCCTCTTTGGAGCCCAACTTTGTGAGTAGTTAAACATCTCTACAGAGTAGTGAGTTTCTTTAGTTCTCATTGAATTTCCCCAGTGGCTCTCCTATAGGACCAGAGACTTCCCTCACCAAAGTTGTTTCAGGACCCCATGTAAAGAGGGATTCTCTCCACAGGAGGTGGTTGTTGGAGAAAATAGTACTGCCTTTTCCCACCATATGGTGTGGGAGCAATGAATCTTACCTCCTCATCCACTTCCCAGCTTTCCTCTCCTTGCCAAGCCCATTCACTGTCTGTCACCTACCTGCATAGATCCCTGATCTGGTTGAAAGGGGGAATGCTTCTCTGGAGGCACATGAGCCCCCACTTCCATGTGAGATGGGGAGATCTACACACAGAGGATCTCCTCTCTATACGGCTCTTTGGGCTTAACTGGCCCTAACTGGCCCTTAACTATTCACTTTTCTGTATATTAATATTGCCATGGCCTCGTTTACATTTAGGCAGCAACCTACAAAATATCATTAACCCTGTTCTCAGTCAGCAGAGCAGAAAAAGTACCTGGCAGCAAGAAAAAAACCCATCCTGTTCTCATTAAAGCCAATAAtacaactcccagtgacttcaacacTTAGCATCAGGCCTAAATACACTGGGACAGACAATAGG harbors:
- the ADCYAP1 gene encoding pituitary adenylate cyclase-activating polypeptide isoform X1, whose product is MVDDTQHPNGSAQLPIGSGPRVAMCSKAILALLVYGIIMHCSVYCSPAAGFQYPALRISQEAPPHASEFLPFAFRARLEDEVYDEDGNTLQDFAFDNDPLGIANPSSMIDDMYTLYYPPEKRHADGIFNKAYRRVLGQLSARKYLHSLMAKRVGGASGLEDDSEPLSKRHSDGIFTDSYSRYRKQMAVKKYLAAVLGKRYKQRVKNKGRRVAYL
- the ADCYAP1 gene encoding pituitary adenylate cyclase-activating polypeptide isoform X3 yields the protein MCSKAILALLVYGIIMHCSVYCSPAAGFQYPALRISQEAPPHASEFLPFAFRARLEDEVYDEDGNTLQDFAFDNDPLGIANPSSMIDDMYTLYYPPEKRHADGIFNKAYRRVLGQLSARKYLHSLMAKRVGGASGLEDDSEPLSKRHSDGIFTDSYSRYRKQMAVKKYLAAVLGKRYKQRVKNKGRRVAYL
- the ADCYAP1 gene encoding pituitary adenylate cyclase-activating polypeptide isoform X2 — translated: MVDDTQHPNGSAQLPIGSGPRVAMCSKAILALLVYGIIMHCSVYCSPAAGFQYPALRLEDEVYDEDGNTLQDFAFDNDPLGIANPSSMIDDMYTLYYPPEKRHADGIFNKAYRRVLGQLSARKYLHSLMAKRVGGASGLEDDSEPLSKRHSDGIFTDSYSRYRKQMAVKKYLAAVLGKRYKQRVKNKGRRVAYL